The window TACATTTTTTGGTGTTAGGCATAAAATTGAAACTTTAAAATATTTTGATTATCAATGCCCCTATTCTGGGGAGAGTATAGACGGCAGTAATTATATTGAAGACCATATTATTCCTTTTAACAAAGGTGATTGTGGTTTGCACCTTTACGGTAATGTTCTTTTAGTAACAGCA is drawn from Spirochaetaceae bacterium and contains these coding sequences:
- a CDS encoding HNH endonuclease, encoding MGKVYAYGDASNTATRVFLSEFSKQFNTFFGVRHKIETLKYFDYQCPYSGESIDGSNYIEDHIIPFNKGDCGLHLYGNVLLVTAEANKAKHSKPLAEI